One region of Oceanipulchritudo coccoides genomic DNA includes:
- a CDS encoding 4Fe-4S dicluster domain-containing protein produces MSCNKETCGCDGGGGSTPNPPQTDSPVTAYIQSAKKKEHSGPEKKKNLFSRAVSWFIKTVIADMRITRVRIVSQTFFFCLFLFFVIITDLRYLKGYPVSLFLELDPLVGFATSLTTGTIYKSLILGLVLLIPTLVLGRFFCNWICPYGTLHQFTRFLFGSRDEQWNIDANRFRHLQQLKYVLLVAMLVAALFGSLQIGLLDPICLFHRSMSTAILPGINLLLPDSFYIKQYFHVGAWLVGFILFFFVGMNVIIPRFFCRAVCPLGAFLGFLSRFSLWRIERDPNTCIDCDACLKNCQGASDPHTQLRKSECFVCFECIDDCPVDAISFSFMPNKAHEVSGPPLPGRRAAMGALFGMAGYAVARGSGDSDSNFNKKVIRPPGSVHEDGFLERCIKCDQCIRVCPTNVLQPTLMEAGLEGFWTPILNMKIGYCELNCTLCGQVCPTGAIQRISIEEKNGRGEFAEQGPVRIGTAFYDHGRCLPWTMETPCVVCEEVCPTSPKAIYSREVTIKKRDGNMITLRRPYVDPSLCIGCGICEHECPVKDHAAIRVTAIGETRSDERRLLMDGGDTSTLLDLVKRKR; encoded by the coding sequence ATGAGCTGCAACAAGGAAACCTGCGGTTGCGACGGCGGTGGAGGCTCCACGCCGAATCCTCCGCAAACTGATTCGCCGGTCACAGCCTACATTCAATCAGCAAAAAAGAAGGAACACTCAGGTCCGGAAAAAAAGAAGAACCTCTTTTCGCGGGCAGTCAGCTGGTTTATCAAGACGGTCATTGCGGACATGCGCATCACACGCGTCCGCATTGTCTCGCAGACCTTCTTTTTCTGCCTGTTCTTGTTTTTTGTCATCATCACCGACTTGCGTTACCTGAAGGGATATCCGGTCTCGCTCTTTCTTGAGCTGGATCCCCTGGTTGGATTTGCGACCTCCCTGACCACGGGAACGATTTACAAATCCCTGATCTTGGGACTGGTCCTGTTAATCCCAACCCTTGTCCTCGGGCGATTCTTCTGCAACTGGATCTGTCCGTACGGAACCCTGCATCAGTTTACCCGTTTCCTCTTTGGCAGCAGGGACGAACAATGGAACATCGATGCCAACAGGTTCCGCCATCTGCAACAATTGAAGTATGTCTTGCTTGTCGCGATGCTGGTCGCCGCCCTCTTCGGTTCCCTGCAGATCGGCCTGCTGGATCCGATCTGCCTCTTTCACCGGTCGATGAGCACCGCCATCCTTCCCGGGATCAACCTCCTTCTTCCCGATTCATTTTACATCAAGCAATACTTTCACGTCGGCGCGTGGCTGGTGGGATTCATCCTGTTCTTCTTTGTTGGAATGAATGTGATCATTCCGCGCTTTTTCTGCCGCGCGGTCTGTCCCCTGGGCGCTTTCCTCGGATTTCTCTCACGCTTTTCCCTCTGGCGCATTGAGCGCGATCCGAACACCTGCATCGATTGTGATGCCTGCCTGAAAAATTGCCAGGGCGCCAGCGATCCGCATACACAGTTGAGAAAGAGCGAATGCTTTGTCTGCTTTGAATGTATCGACGACTGCCCGGTAGATGCGATTTCCTTCAGCTTCATGCCGAATAAAGCTCACGAAGTGAGCGGTCCCCCACTTCCCGGCCGCCGGGCTGCAATGGGGGCCTTGTTCGGCATGGCCGGTTATGCCGTGGCAAGGGGCTCGGGCGACAGCGATTCCAATTTCAACAAGAAAGTGATTCGCCCACCGGGTTCCGTACACGAGGATGGATTCCTTGAGCGTTGCATCAAATGTGACCAGTGCATCCGGGTCTGCCCCACCAACGTCCTTCAACCCACCTTGATGGAGGCCGGCCTGGAAGGGTTCTGGACACCCATCCTCAACATGAAGATTGGCTACTGTGAGCTGAATTGTACCTTGTGCGGCCAGGTTTGCCCGACGGGAGCCATTCAGCGCATCTCCATTGAGGAAAAGAATGGACGCGGAGAATTTGCCGAGCAGGGACCCGTGCGCATCGGGACTGCTTTCTATGATCATGGCCGCTGCCTTCCCTGGACCATGGAAACACCCTGCGTCGTCTGTGAGGAGGTCTGCCCCACCTCGCCCAAGGCCATCTATTCGCGCGAGGTGACAATCAAGAAACGCGACGGCAACATGATCACGCTCCGCCGTCCCTATGTGGACCCGTCGTTGTGTATCGGCTGTGGAATCTGCGAACATGAATGTCCGGTCAAGGACCATGCTGCCATCCGTGTAACAGCCATTGGTGAAACCCGCTCGGACGAGCGCCGCCTGCTCATGGATGGCGGTGACACCTCAACCCTTTTGGATCTTGTGAAACGCAAACGCTGA
- a CDS encoding aldo/keto reductase: protein MKKQTPTSRRNFLKSSVAIPAAITAIPATAHASSKKAEEPEPLPMRKLGRNGPEVTMLNLGGMMSAHNPQYIDLAWKMGIRYFDTADCYKKGKSEQDVGAWVNRYPERRKDAFIVTKDHPKKGPEELLTMIDKRLDNMGIDYIDLFFIHAMGVKEYGEESLEWPKSDRLKKVFDELKASGKTKLCGFSCHDKHLIEYLNAAAEGGFVDVIMLKYNPMMEPGDDLDKALDACHKAGIGLVAMKEMRPFAKAPKTHPKLEGTELTTHQVVLQAVWSDPRIASICSAMENISQLEENTVAARSFSKALPLETRRALGEVAALTTIPMCPGCPSCDAAAKKTEYAFQDISRYVMYYELDGNFEAREEFRNLNKAERDFAHIDLESLRDQCQYRVDYPEIARRSEYYFA, encoded by the coding sequence ATGAAAAAACAAACACCCACATCTCGTCGTAATTTCCTGAAATCCAGTGTTGCTATTCCGGCTGCGATTACCGCTATTCCGGCCACAGCCCATGCCAGCAGCAAAAAGGCTGAAGAGCCGGAGCCCCTCCCGATGCGCAAACTGGGCCGCAACGGTCCGGAGGTGACCATGCTCAACCTCGGTGGCATGATGTCGGCCCACAATCCCCAATACATCGATCTCGCCTGGAAAATGGGGATTCGCTATTTTGACACCGCTGATTGCTACAAGAAGGGCAAGTCCGAGCAGGATGTCGGCGCATGGGTGAATCGTTACCCGGAACGCCGGAAGGACGCCTTTATTGTCACCAAGGACCATCCGAAAAAGGGTCCCGAAGAGCTCCTGACGATGATTGACAAGCGGCTGGATAATATGGGCATCGACTATATCGACCTGTTTTTCATTCACGCAATGGGCGTCAAGGAATATGGGGAGGAATCACTCGAATGGCCGAAAAGCGATCGCCTGAAGAAGGTCTTCGATGAATTGAAGGCTTCCGGCAAAACGAAGCTCTGCGGCTTCTCCTGTCACGACAAGCACCTCATCGAATATTTGAACGCCGCTGCCGAGGGAGGCTTTGTCGATGTGATCATGCTGAAGTACAATCCGATGATGGAACCCGGTGATGACCTGGACAAGGCACTCGATGCCTGCCACAAGGCGGGGATCGGTCTGGTGGCAATGAAGGAAATGCGCCCGTTTGCCAAGGCTCCCAAGACCCATCCAAAGCTCGAGGGAACCGAGCTCACCACGCATCAAGTGGTTCTCCAGGCAGTCTGGAGTGATCCGCGGATTGCGTCGATTTGTTCAGCAATGGAAAATATTTCACAACTGGAGGAAAATACGGTTGCCGCCCGCTCATTCAGCAAGGCTCTTCCATTGGAAACGCGCAGGGCCCTGGGTGAAGTTGCTGCCCTGACAACAATTCCGATGTGTCCCGGTTGCCCGAGTTGTGATGCCGCGGCAAAGAAGACCGAATACGCTTTCCAGGACATATCCCGCTACGTCATGTATTACGAATTGGATGGCAACTTCGAGGCACGGGAAGAGTTCAGGAACCTCAACAAGGCTGAGCGTGACTTTGCCCATATTGACCTGGAGTCGTTGCGTGACCAGTGCCAGTACCGGGTGGATTATCCGGAAATTGCCCGCCGCTCGGAATACTACTTCGCCTAG
- the larE gene encoding ATP-dependent sacrificial sulfur transferase LarE — MTSLQKHLKMLEDWFSKSQGALVAFSGGVDSSLVAFLALHFLGKDRCLAVISASPSLKMSELDGARQFARKHGIPIEVIVTREMENPNYTSNPNNRCYYCKHTLYTELDNFRERFPGWQVMNGQNTDDLGDYRPGLQAAKEFEVRAPLGECGIDKEGVRNLASHFGLECWDKPASPCLASRVPYGEEVTFEKLRQIEKGEAHLLSAGFPVCRVRHFGEAARIEVPPEEISRLKSLEAETQQAFRKIGFGQIEIDPEGFVSGKLNRVLGSAS; from the coding sequence ATGACATCCCTGCAAAAGCATTTAAAAATGCTGGAGGACTGGTTTTCCAAGTCCCAAGGGGCCCTTGTCGCTTTTTCCGGCGGGGTGGACAGCTCCCTCGTCGCCTTTCTGGCCCTTCATTTCCTGGGAAAAGACCGGTGCCTTGCGGTGATCTCCGCTTCGCCCAGCCTGAAAATGTCCGAGCTGGACGGAGCGCGGCAATTTGCCCGGAAACACGGTATCCCGATCGAGGTGATCGTCACCCGTGAGATGGAGAATCCGAATTACACCAGCAATCCGAACAACCGGTGCTACTACTGCAAGCATACGCTCTATACCGAGCTGGACAACTTTCGGGAGCGCTTCCCGGGTTGGCAGGTGATGAATGGACAGAATACGGACGACCTCGGGGACTATCGTCCGGGATTGCAGGCGGCAAAGGAATTTGAAGTACGCGCACCGCTGGGCGAGTGCGGAATCGACAAGGAAGGGGTCCGCAACCTGGCCTCACACTTCGGTCTGGAATGTTGGGACAAACCGGCCAGTCCCTGCCTTGCCTCACGTGTTCCCTACGGTGAGGAAGTGACCTTCGAGAAGTTGCGCCAGATTGAGAAAGGGGAAGCGCATCTTCTCAGTGCTGGCTTTCCTGTTTGCCGTGTCCGGCACTTCGGCGAAGCCGCGCGGATCGAAGTTCCACCGGAAGAGATCAGTCGCCTGAAGTCGCTTGAAGCAGAGACGCAACAAGCCTTCAGGAAAATCGGATTTGGGCAGATCGAAATTGATCCTGAAGGATTTGTTTCAGGAAAATTAAACCGGGTCCTTGGAAGCGCCAGCTAG
- a CDS encoding sulfite exporter TauE/SafE family protein has product MIPTDPGTSALLLTACVIGITHTLMGPDHYLPFVALGKARDWSTRRILTVTLLCGIGHVAGSILLGAIGLAAGWSLGGLEAIEAVRGELAAWLLIILGLLYLIWATRNLSRSKPHEHWHGHADGEVHSHEHTHHGAHAHPHEAGQGVRSSTTAWSLFIIFVFGPCEAFIPLLLFPAFQQNGQLAVATTLVFAVSTVATMIGTVFLLSKGVQMVALKPLARYGHVMAGLVILGCGTAIHLGL; this is encoded by the coding sequence ATGATCCCGACCGACCCAGGCACATCAGCCCTGCTCCTCACCGCATGCGTAATCGGCATCACGCATACCCTGATGGGCCCGGATCATTATCTGCCATTTGTCGCGCTCGGGAAAGCTCGAGACTGGAGTACAAGGCGAATCTTGACAGTAACCCTTTTGTGTGGAATCGGACACGTTGCCGGATCCATCCTCCTCGGTGCAATTGGATTGGCGGCTGGCTGGAGCCTTGGCGGGCTTGAGGCCATTGAAGCTGTCCGGGGTGAGCTCGCTGCATGGCTTTTAATCATCCTCGGCTTGCTTTACCTGATCTGGGCAACACGAAACCTGTCCCGGTCAAAACCACACGAACACTGGCACGGGCATGCGGACGGCGAAGTGCACTCCCACGAGCATACGCACCACGGAGCGCATGCGCATCCGCATGAGGCAGGACAAGGGGTACGCAGTTCCACAACCGCGTGGAGCCTGTTCATTATTTTTGTCTTTGGGCCCTGTGAAGCATTCATTCCCCTGCTGCTCTTTCCCGCCTTTCAACAAAATGGCCAACTGGCAGTGGCAACAACGCTTGTCTTTGCTGTCTCGACAGTTGCCACCATGATCGGCACCGTTTTCCTCCTCTCAAAGGGTGTTCAAATGGTCGCCCTGAAACCACTTGCACGCTACGGGCATGTTATGGCGGGACTTGTCATCCTTGGATGTGGCACGGCAATCCATCTGGGCCTGTAA
- the larC gene encoding nickel pincer cofactor biosynthesis protein LarC, with translation MKVLHYNCPAGICGDMHLGAMIDLGVDPKALVDELNKLGLEGWEINFHKDQRKGISGTRCDVNYKDEHHHRTFADIRDIIESSSLDSAVKDDAIQVFRVLAEAEGAVHGKPADKIHFHEVGAVDSILDIVGAAVCWNLLGVEKISASTIELGSGTVQCAHGKMPVPAPATAKLVAEFPVSLGGTAKEATTPTGAALLAGKGCVFGEALNGRSVANGIGIGQRDDPSVANVLYVTMLETDTDSDSGNEQIIELATNLDDMTPEHIAFLAELIMEAGALDVWQTPATFKKGRMGCVLTVLADPGKRKELTALIFKHSTTLGIRWREWNRNSLNRESREVKTPLGTVSEKIATLKGGTTRSKVEFDDLAKLARENNLSLAEIETLIRNQDVDS, from the coding sequence ATGAAGGTATTGCACTACAATTGTCCGGCTGGAATCTGTGGCGACATGCACCTCGGAGCAATGATCGATCTTGGGGTTGATCCAAAGGCACTCGTTGATGAATTAAACAAACTCGGCCTTGAGGGCTGGGAGATCAACTTTCACAAGGACCAGCGCAAAGGCATCAGCGGCACTCGTTGTGATGTCAATTACAAGGACGAACACCATCACCGCACCTTCGCGGATATCCGTGACATCATTGAAAGCTCCTCACTGGACAGTGCGGTAAAGGACGATGCCATCCAGGTCTTTCGCGTCCTCGCGGAGGCAGAGGGAGCAGTTCACGGGAAACCGGCTGATAAGATCCACTTTCACGAAGTCGGCGCGGTGGATTCCATCCTCGACATTGTCGGGGCGGCCGTTTGCTGGAATCTGCTTGGTGTGGAAAAGATTTCAGCATCCACCATCGAACTGGGCTCCGGGACCGTCCAGTGCGCGCACGGAAAAATGCCGGTCCCTGCGCCTGCCACCGCCAAGCTGGTCGCGGAATTTCCGGTAAGCCTTGGAGGCACTGCCAAGGAAGCAACCACCCCGACCGGGGCCGCCCTCCTCGCGGGCAAAGGCTGCGTGTTTGGCGAGGCACTCAACGGGCGCTCCGTCGCCAACGGGATCGGGATAGGTCAACGCGATGATCCGTCAGTGGCAAATGTCCTTTATGTCACCATGCTGGAAACCGATACAGATTCTGATTCGGGCAATGAGCAAATCATTGAGCTGGCGACCAATCTGGACGACATGACGCCCGAGCATATCGCCTTCCTGGCTGAGTTGATCATGGAAGCCGGGGCACTGGATGTCTGGCAAACACCGGCCACCTTCAAAAAGGGCCGGATGGGGTGCGTCCTCACGGTTCTCGCCGACCCCGGAAAGCGGAAAGAGCTCACTGCCCTGATATTCAAGCACAGCACGACGCTGGGCATTCGCTGGAGGGAATGGAACCGCAACAGCCTGAACCGTGAATCACGGGAAGTGAAAACTCCCCTGGGAACAGTGAGCGAAAAAATCGCTACACTCAAGGGTGGAACAACCCGCTCCAAAGTTGAATTTGATGATTTGGCCAAGCTGGCCCGTGAAAACAATCTCTCCCTCGCGGAGATAGAAACCCTTATTCGTAATCAAGATGTCGACAGTTAA
- the larB gene encoding nickel pincer cofactor biosynthesis protein LarB — MSTVNTILQAVKDGQLDPAAAEEQLRGKLFHDLGHSRVDHDRLDRNGAAEVIFGQGKTVDQLRDIMNSLSQHGQDILVSRLTEEKAEPLVKEFPGSVYHETARILTLQHTKPELTKTFICIACAGTSDVPVAEEARITAEFYGNSVKPIYDAGVAGLHRILAETEVLRQARVVIAVAGMEGALPSVVAGLVKAPVIAVPTSVGYGASFGGATALLAMLNSCASGLSVVNIDNGFGAGYLASMINKIA; from the coding sequence ATGTCGACAGTTAATACAATTCTACAGGCGGTCAAAGACGGCCAATTGGATCCCGCGGCTGCGGAAGAGCAGCTTCGTGGAAAACTCTTTCACGATCTGGGCCACTCCCGTGTAGACCACGATCGATTGGACCGCAACGGCGCTGCGGAGGTTATTTTCGGACAGGGGAAAACTGTTGATCAACTGCGGGACATAATGAACAGCCTCAGCCAGCATGGTCAGGATATTCTGGTGAGTCGCTTGACCGAAGAAAAAGCCGAGCCCCTGGTGAAGGAATTTCCCGGGTCGGTGTACCATGAGACGGCGAGGATTCTTACACTCCAGCACACCAAGCCCGAACTCACAAAGACCTTTATTTGTATTGCCTGTGCAGGTACGTCCGACGTGCCAGTCGCCGAAGAGGCACGGATCACAGCTGAGTTCTATGGCAATTCGGTCAAACCAATTTACGATGCGGGCGTTGCGGGTCTTCACCGGATCCTCGCGGAAACGGAAGTCCTACGACAGGCCCGCGTTGTCATTGCCGTTGCCGGCATGGAAGGCGCCTTGCCAAGTGTCGTTGCCGGATTGGTGAAGGCACCAGTTATTGCAGTCCCTACAAGCGTTGGCTACGGGGCCAGTTTCGGTGGTGCCACAGCCCTTCTGGCAATGCTGAATTCCTGTGCCTCCGGCCTCAGCGTCGTCAATATCGACAACGGCTTCGGGGCCGGGTATCTGGCCAGCATGATCAACAAGATCGCCTGA